Part of the Vigna angularis cultivar LongXiaoDou No.4 chromosome 1, ASM1680809v1, whole genome shotgun sequence genome, AATTTCATCATCTAGGAAGTTGACTACAGGCTCTAGATGACTAATCTAAATGACAGATGTTGCTCACTAGACACAATCAGCAAAAGAACACCCCAATCACTCACCGGTATACCTTGGTTTCCGCTTCTCAGCAAATGCAGCCAATCCTTCTAATCGATCTTTAGTACTCAAGACATAATCATAGTAATCTTCTTCCAAGACCAAAGCTGATGTTAGATCAGTCTCAACCCCCTCATTAATAGCTTTTTTAGCCATCCTTATAGCTACTGGACCCTGTTAAAATCAGTTGGAGCACAGGGATCAATTGCACCCGCTAAATCATTTGTGGGGTTTTTGCACAAGAAGTAAAGCTTTTAGTAATGTACTTGTAACATGAGCTATTTATCCTTTTCTTAataaatcaacttcttcaaAAGAACAAAATGGAAAACCAACATTTAGAAATATCAGTCACGACCATTTATTTATACATGGACATTCAACGGCACAAAAGGCCTGATCCACGCATTTCTAAATGTCACAAACCACAGCTATACCATAATACCAGTTTCAGAGTGATATATTTCTGAGGGAGATACCTTTTGATTGATATCCCGAGCAACTGTAAGTGCCTTTGAATAAGCTTCACCAGCAGGAACACAGTAATTAACAAGACCTGTACAGATAAAATTTTAGGCAACCATCGTGCTGTTTGTGGaggaataaaaaacaaatgtttATGCTTTATTTGTGAAAAGAAGCATTAAGAAGTTACCAATTTTTCAGGTGAAATTTTTTGTATTCGTTATTTTATAGAAAGTCGCACAACAGTAACCTTTCTCTTTGCTTTACTGGAGTTCAACAGGAAATGGCTAAGTGTTTGTGATGAACACCAAAACGATAAAAGTTCAATGGACATAGACTTTTGCTTCGTAATGTCTTGAATATTCTTTTCAAGTGAAATATAAGTTTGCCGAAACAATGAGCATATACGGTGTATTCTCCAGATTTTCCTCCTCAAAATCTCTGTTTTGATGTCTTTACTAATTAGATAAAAGGAGCTGAGTGACTAATCAACATACCCAAGGACAGTGCCTCTTTGCCATCAACCTTTCGACCAGTAAATATAATATCCTTTGCAATTGCTTTTCCAACCAATCTAGGTAATCGCTGAGATCCACCTGCCCTGTATCAATAATGACAAGAATATCATCAAGCTGACCTTACTACACGCATtcatcaaaaaattaaaaacaattcaaattcaccattaattcatatttgtcTACATATTTCAAATATACTCCACAATCTATCTTGAGATTTAATCTTTTACTTTATTAGATAACAGATATGAAGAGATACATGACAGAAATAGATGGCGTCAAAGACACACTATGAAAAAGGCTGAAGAAAAATAGTATGAAACAAACATACGCAGGGATTATTGCAAGTCCTGTCTCTGGCAAACCCATGAGAGCATTTTCTCCTATAccatgaaagaaaaaacaagtgAAGAAAATGTCTGATACTGGCGTCACATTCAGAAGCAACCAAATAAATagaattcaatataaaaaataaatacagcATATTAAACTACCACATATTCGAATATCACATGCAAGAGCCAACTCAAGTCCACCACCAAGAGCTACTCCTTCAATAACAGCAATAGTTGGAACACAAACCACCtgaataaagagaaaaaaaattatcctgATTTCAAGGAGTAGTATAATTGAAATGGGAAAACAGAGATGCTATGACACACATGAAGTACAGACAGAGGAAAAGAACGCGATAGAATCCAATTGGAGATTTTTCATCACCAATATTTCTTAGTACCACCCAAAGACGGActataaatgaaagaaaaagaaagttgggTCAGCTCTTGAGCTACATAATAACCTCTCCCCAAATCCCCAAAATGATAAAACAATACCAGAAAAGAATGTGAAACAGAATAGAAATATAGAATTAAACACCAATACATGTTTGGTATTTTATGTGGATAAGTACACAACACAAATATTAGAATGCAGCCCAATAAACCCAAATACAATAATGTGATCCAgtaattacaaaaacaaaattatgaatGATTTCAACTAACCTCTAGAAATGAAAATGTGGAGCGAATAGAATTCACAAAAGTCTTAGCCTCTGATTGACTCATGGTCCTGCGTTCCTGCAGCCCAATAAACACAGAACCTTTAAAGGAAAGGATGACTTTTCTCCAATAACataatatgtaaattaaatCCACACTACCTTAACTAACAGCAAGAACCCGTTCCAAAATGGATCAAACTATGTCCAATAATTATGCTTTgaaaaaatttagtttatgaTCACAGTCACCACAGAAGGAAAAAGAATCACATAAATTATAAACACCCAAGCCTCCTTCCTTTGAAGATTGAACAATAGGGAATTTAACAATTAACCTTTAAATCGGCCCCGGCACAAAATACCCCAGGAACTGAACTGCTGATTATAGCAACATTAGCGTAAGATTTCTGATTAATCAACTCAAAAGCCTGACTCAGGCCTCGCAGCATCTCTTTCCCAATAGCATTTCTTACTTCAGGCCTATCCAAGCTAATTTGGACAATTCctgtaaaaataaaagaaatgagactggaataaatgaaaaaaaaatacattgtaAAGGTGAATGGGGgtaagaaaaagataatatacCAGAATCAGGGCCGGTGAGTCTGTGAAGCTTGACGAATTCGGAAGGGGAAGTGTCAAGAATAAGATTTCGACGGGTCTGGTACTGACCGTGGTGCTGATGTGCGATGAAATTGAGAGTGAGATAGGGTTTGTAACTTTTGGCATGGGAGCTGCACTTGGTTAACACTCTCATGGCCAACATTTTCTTCAGTGAGATGATCCACTTCTTGGGACAATATGGAAATCAACCAGTTTCGTGTTTGATCGTCTGGATATCAGGATAAGTATAAATTAGTGTTTgcttaaacttatattttacctttcttttctcttttaaaaaaataaactaagtcAAACTAATTTCTTA contains:
- the LOC108333357 gene encoding probable enoyl-CoA hydratase 2, mitochondrial, yielding MLAMRVLTKCSSHAKSYKPYLTLNFIAHQHHGQYQTRRNLILDTSPSEFVKLHRLTGPDSGIVQISLDRPEVRNAIGKEMLRGLSQAFELINQKSYANVAIISSSVPGVFCAGADLKERRTMSQSEAKTFVNSIRSTFSFLEVVCVPTIAVIEGVALGGGLELALACDIRICGENALMGLPETGLAIIPAAGGSQRLPRLVGKAIAKDIIFTGRKVDGKEALSLGLVNYCVPAGEAYSKALTVARDINQKGPVAIRMAKKAINEGVETDLTSALVLEEDYYDYVLSTKDRLEGLAAFAEKRKPRYTGE